A single region of the Buteo buteo chromosome 16, bButBut1.hap1.1, whole genome shotgun sequence genome encodes:
- the BDNF gene encoding neurotrophic factor BDNF precursor form codes for MTILFLTMVISYFSCMKAAPMKEASVRGQGSLAYPGLRTHGTLESLNGPSAGSRGLTSLADTFEHVIEELLDEDQDIQPSEENKDADLYTSRVMLSSQVPLEPPLLFLLEEYKNYLDAANMSMRVRRHSDPARRGELSVCDSTSEWVTAAEKKTAVDMSGATVTVLEKVPVPKGQLKQYFYETKCNPKGYTKEGCRGIDKRHWNSQCRTTQSYVRALTMDNKKRVGWRFIRIDTSCVCTLTIKRGR; via the coding sequence ATGACCATCCTTTTCCTTACTATGGTTATCTCATACTTCAGTTGCATGAAAGCTGCCCCGATGAAAGAAGCTAGTGTAAGAGGACAAGGCAGCTTGGCTTACCCAGGTCTTCGGACCCACGGGACTCTGGAGAGCCTAAACGGGCCCAGTGCTGGTTCAAGAGGACTGACATCGCTGGCGGACACTTTTGAACATGTCATAGAGGAGCTTCTGGATGAGGACCAGGACATCCAGCCCAGCGAGGAAAACAAGGATGCAGACTTGTACACATCCCGAGTCATGCTAAGCAGTCAAGTGCCTTTGGAACCCCCGCTGCTCTTTCTGCTCGAGGAGTACAAAAACTACTTGGATGCTGCAAACATGTCCATGAGGGTCCGGCGCCACTCTGACCCAGCTCGCCGCGGGGAACTGAGCGTATGTGACAGCACGAGCGAGTGGGTGACGGCGGCGGAGAAAAAGACTGCAGTGGACATGTCCGGGGCGACCGTCACAGTCCTGGAAAAAGTCCCAGTACCCAAAGGCCAACTGAAGCAATACTTCTATGAGACCAAATGCAACCCCAAGGGGTACACAaaggagggctgcaggggcataGACAAGAGGCACTGGAACTCCCAGTGCCGAACTACCCAGTCTTACGTGAGAGCTCTCACCATGGATAATAAAAAGAGAGTTGGCTGGCGCTTTATAAGGATAGACACTTCCTGTGTATGTACATTAACCATTAAAAGGGGAAGATAG